In one window of Reinekea forsetii DNA:
- the galE gene encoding UDP-glucose 4-epimerase GalE, with translation MTVLVTGGAGYIGSHTCLELLNDGQDVLVLDNYSNSSAESLTRVKALSGKSLTFVRGDIRDRALLDTLFQQYRIDSVVHFAGLKAVGESTEQPLAYFDNNVAGSLTLLQAMQEAKVFRFVFSSSATVYGDPATVPILESFPLSVTNPYGRTKLMVEDMCRDLAASDARWQIALLRYFNPVGAHPSGTIGEQPNGIPNNLVPYITQVAIGQRAFLSVFGDDYDTADGTGVRDYLHVVDLAQGHLKALSKIQTQPGCVAYSLGTGQGYSVLDMITAFEKASGQKIPYQVAPRRPGDIACCYADPSFAAQELGWRTTKGLDEMMADSWRWQSQNPNGYGK, from the coding sequence ATGACGGTTTTAGTCACCGGTGGTGCCGGTTATATCGGCAGCCATACTTGCCTGGAATTGCTCAATGACGGACAGGATGTCTTGGTCTTGGACAACTACTCGAACAGCTCGGCCGAGTCGCTGACACGAGTGAAAGCCCTAAGCGGTAAATCGCTCACCTTTGTGCGCGGTGATATCCGCGATCGCGCCTTACTCGATACCCTATTTCAACAGTACCGCATTGACTCGGTGGTGCACTTTGCCGGTCTAAAGGCTGTCGGTGAAAGTACCGAGCAACCACTGGCGTATTTTGACAACAATGTTGCTGGCAGCCTGACGCTGTTGCAGGCCATGCAAGAGGCTAAGGTGTTTCGCTTTGTGTTTAGCTCCTCGGCCACCGTTTACGGCGACCCGGCAACCGTACCCATTTTAGAATCCTTCCCGTTAAGCGTCACCAATCCCTATGGTCGCACCAAACTGATGGTGGAAGATATGTGCCGCGATTTGGCAGCATCCGATGCGCGCTGGCAAATTGCGCTGTTGCGCTACTTTAATCCGGTCGGCGCCCATCCCAGCGGTACCATCGGCGAACAGCCCAATGGTATTCCCAACAACCTAGTGCCCTACATTACCCAGGTGGCGATCGGTCAACGCGCCTTCCTGTCGGTCTTTGGCGACGACTACGATACGGCCGATGGCACCGGCGTGCGCGACTACCTGCATGTCGTCGACCTGGCCCAAGGCCACCTCAAAGCCTTATCGAAAATCCAAACTCAACCGGGTTGTGTGGCCTATAGCCTAGGCACCGGTCAGGGTTATTCAGTGCTGGATATGATCACCGCCTTTGAAAAGGCGTCCGGGCAAAAAATTCCCTATCAGGTGGCGCCGCGGCGTCCGGGGGATATTGCCTGCTGTTATGCCGATCCATCCTTCGCGGCACAGGAATTGGGCTGGCGCACGACCAAGGGACTCGATGAGATGATGGCCGACTCCTGGCGTTGGCAGAGTCAAAACCCGAACGGATACGGCAAGTAG
- a CDS encoding M14 family metallopeptidase, which produces MHITDNFDSGNIRVIDASDAGNIQLEIKHDHQSEFFQWFHFKLQTDPVRPDDAQEHVIHLINAGKSAYVQGWVDYQAVASYDREHWFRVPTQFDGEKLTMRLTPEYDSVYFAYFAPYSYERHQDLIHSAQMHPDCQLHVLGQTLDGRDMSLLKVGTDGEGKRVVWITARQHPGETMAEWFVEGLVDRLLNENDGVARALIDQAVFYIVPNMNPDGSVRGHLRTNAVGANLNREWLEPSMERSPEVFLVREKMLQTGVDMFLDVHGDEALPVNFVAGCEGVVAYDARHKALEDKFKAIMIAITPEFQDERGYGRGAPGKANPTVATHWVGNHFRCLAYTIEMPFKDNDLLPDDSVGWSDGRSSLLGRDFLTGVYHMVGDLR; this is translated from the coding sequence ATGCATATTACTGATAACTTCGACAGCGGCAACATCCGTGTTATTGATGCATCCGATGCCGGCAATATCCAGCTGGAAATAAAGCACGATCATCAATCAGAATTTTTCCAATGGTTTCATTTTAAATTACAAACCGATCCGGTCCGGCCGGATGACGCGCAAGAGCATGTTATTCATTTAATAAATGCCGGTAAATCGGCCTATGTTCAGGGTTGGGTCGATTATCAAGCCGTCGCCTCTTACGACCGTGAACATTGGTTTCGGGTGCCGACCCAGTTTGATGGTGAAAAACTCACCATGCGTTTAACACCAGAATACGACTCGGTCTATTTTGCCTACTTTGCACCCTACAGCTATGAGCGCCATCAAGATCTGATTCACAGCGCCCAAATGCACCCCGATTGCCAATTGCATGTACTCGGCCAAACGCTCGATGGCCGTGACATGAGCCTATTAAAAGTAGGCACAGACGGTGAAGGTAAACGCGTCGTTTGGATTACGGCACGGCAACACCCGGGCGAAACCATGGCCGAATGGTTTGTGGAAGGTTTGGTAGACCGCTTGTTAAATGAGAATGATGGAGTCGCCCGGGCTCTAATAGACCAGGCGGTGTTCTATATTGTGCCCAATATGAATCCAGACGGCAGCGTCCGGGGTCATCTGCGGACCAATGCCGTTGGCGCGAACTTGAACCGAGAATGGTTAGAGCCGAGCATGGAGCGGAGCCCGGAAGTCTTCTTGGTGCGTGAGAAAATGCTCCAGACCGGGGTCGACATGTTCCTGGACGTGCATGGAGATGAGGCATTACCGGTTAACTTTGTCGCCGGTTGTGAAGGTGTCGTGGCTTACGACGCCCGCCATAAAGCACTAGAGGACAAATTCAAAGCCATCATGATCGCCATTACCCCTGAGTTCCAAGATGAACGCGGATACGGCAGAGGCGCGCCGGGTAAGGCGAACCCAACCGTCGCAACCCATTGGGTTGGCAACCACTTTAGATGTTTAGCCTATACCATTGAAATGCCATTTAAGGACAATGACTTGCTCCCTGATGACAGCGTTGGGTGGTCCGATGGACGCAGCAGCCTGCTGGGACGCGACTTTTTGACCGGTGTTTATCATATGGTTGGTGATTTGCGTTAG
- the infC gene encoding translation initiation factor IF-3 — protein MKRNARAAKNDSRHVINEQIDAVEVRLIAEDGEQLGVVSLEEAIKKAREAGHELVQISNSDPVVAKIMDLGKKLYEEKKAKAVAKKKQSQVQVKEIKFRPNTDIGDYNVKLRNLIRFLEEGNKAKITLRYRGREMAHQELGMELLKRVEGDLSEYGAVEQHPKMEGRQLTMVISPAKKR, from the coding sequence ATAAAACGTAACGCGAGAGCGGCTAAAAATGATAGCCGACATGTCATTAATGAGCAGATAGACGCAGTCGAAGTACGCTTAATTGCGGAAGATGGCGAACAATTGGGCGTAGTATCGTTAGAAGAAGCGATTAAAAAAGCGCGTGAGGCTGGCCATGAATTGGTTCAGATCTCCAATTCGGACCCTGTCGTTGCAAAAATCATGGATCTTGGCAAGAAACTCTACGAAGAGAAGAAGGCGAAAGCCGTTGCCAAGAAAAAGCAATCTCAGGTGCAGGTTAAGGAAATCAAATTCCGACCTAATACTGATATTGGTGACTATAACGTTAAGTTGCGTAACCTTATTCGTTTTCTGGAAGAAGGTAACAAGGCCAAAATCACCTTGCGCTACCGTGGTCGCGAAATGGCCCATCAAGAGCTCGGCATGGAGCTGTTGAAGCGGGTTGAAGGCGATTTGTCTGAGTATGGTGCCGTTGAGCAGCATCCGAAGATGGAAGGTCGTCAACTGACCATGGTGATATCACCGGCCAAGAAAAGGTAA
- a CDS encoding sigma-54-dependent transcriptional regulator, with protein MKNNPNMYHVMVVDDDPAIRESLEQWLSLADIEVKTYASAHAALIDIPKDYPGVIVSDVRMPAMDGMEFLKRASKNIPFILITGHGGITLAVEAMKAGAYDFVEKPYNPERLVDMIKTACKQRQHYLANKKTEVSAYDLNGIESKIIGQSAAVIRLRKRILALAKVNSDVVISGETGSGKELVAQCLHEYSVRREHAFVPINVSAIPENLIESELFGYEVGAFTGATKSHSGKFEYAHGGTLLLDEIESMPMYFQVKILRVLQEREVVRIGSHTPKRIDVRIVAATKKDLKLAVQEGDFREDLYYRLLVSEIKIPPLRDRKEDIVMLFKHFLTKAANFNGLVCPEISVEEGLVLETYSWPGNIRELKNTAERYMLIHHIDDVSVQELLQVSQPELSGSNTLMSEASLSARLEHVEKMLIDAELKLHEGNIKTVMDVLDLPRRTLNQKMQKYGLRREEYLPN; from the coding sequence TTGAAAAATAATCCAAACATGTACCATGTAATGGTTGTCGATGACGATCCAGCCATTCGTGAATCATTGGAGCAGTGGCTAAGTCTGGCCGATATAGAGGTTAAAACCTATGCCAGCGCACACGCTGCGTTGATAGATATTCCAAAGGATTATCCGGGTGTTATTGTTAGCGATGTGCGTATGCCGGCTATGGATGGCATGGAGTTTTTGAAACGGGCATCTAAGAACATACCGTTTATCCTAATAACGGGCCATGGCGGTATTACCCTCGCCGTAGAAGCCATGAAGGCGGGCGCCTACGATTTCGTCGAAAAACCTTATAATCCCGAGCGTCTGGTCGATATGATAAAAACGGCTTGCAAGCAGCGGCAGCACTATTTGGCGAACAAGAAAACCGAAGTTAGTGCTTATGATTTGAATGGCATTGAATCAAAAATAATTGGTCAGTCTGCCGCGGTGATAAGATTACGAAAACGCATACTAGCGCTCGCAAAGGTAAATTCAGATGTCGTTATTAGCGGCGAGACCGGCTCCGGTAAAGAGTTAGTCGCGCAGTGCTTGCATGAATACAGCGTTCGACGCGAACATGCTTTCGTGCCCATCAATGTGTCGGCGATCCCTGAAAACCTAATTGAATCCGAGTTGTTTGGTTACGAGGTGGGTGCCTTTACGGGGGCCACTAAGAGCCACTCGGGCAAGTTTGAATACGCTCATGGCGGCACCCTGTTGCTCGATGAGATTGAAAGCATGCCTATGTACTTCCAAGTAAAGATATTGCGGGTGTTGCAAGAGCGAGAGGTTGTGCGCATAGGGTCACATACTCCGAAAAGGATCGATGTGCGCATCGTGGCAGCCACCAAAAAAGACTTGAAGCTGGCCGTGCAAGAAGGCGACTTTAGGGAAGACCTCTATTATCGTCTGTTGGTGTCCGAAATTAAGATCCCGCCGCTGCGCGACCGTAAGGAAGATATTGTAATGTTGTTTAAACACTTCCTAACCAAGGCGGCCAATTTCAATGGTTTGGTATGCCCGGAAATATCTGTTGAAGAGGGACTGGTTTTGGAAACCTATAGCTGGCCGGGTAATATTAGAGAACTCAAAAACACGGCCGAGCGCTATATGCTAATTCACCACATTGATGACGTATCGGTGCAAGAACTGTTGCAGGTTAGCCAACCCGAGCTGTCGGGGTCGAATACGTTAATGTCTGAGGCTTCGCTGAGTGCCCGATTAGAGCATGTCGAAAAGATGCTTATCGACGCTGAGCTCAAGCTTCATGAGGGTAATATAAAGACGGTAATGGATGTCCTCGATTTGCCGAGAAGGACGTTGAACCAAAAGATGCAAAAGTATGGGCTCAGGCGTGAAGAATATTTGCCAAATTAG
- the thrS gene encoding threonine--tRNA ligase, with the protein MPIITLPDGSTREFDQPVSIMQIAEAIGPGLARNTLAGRIDGVRVDACDLVTQDAKIEIITPKDDDGLEIIRHSCAHLLGHALKQLYPDVKMAIGPTIENGFYYDIDMAQRLTEDDLDSIQKRMLQLAKTDYAVVKETVSWQQAFDAFDARNEPYKKEILEQNIARDDRPGLYHHEEYVDMCRGPHVPNMKFCQHLKLMRISGAYWRGDSKNQQLQRIYGTAWADKKQLKEYMFFLEEAEKRDHRKIGKKLDLFHLQEDAPGMVFWHANGWTIYQVIEQYMRQKQHAYGYQEIKTPMIVDRSLWERSGHWDKFKDSMFTTHSESRDNAVKPMNCPCHIQVFNQGLKSYRDLPLRLAEFGSCHRDESSGSLHGIMRVKGFVQDDAHIFCAENQVQAEVAKFIDMLEEVYHDFGYDEFILKLSTRPEQRVGSDEVWDKSEAALAEALNATGKEWAYLPGEGAFYGPKIEFTLKDSLGRLWQCGTIQVDFSMPGRLDAQYVDEHGERQTPVMLHRAIVGSFERFIGILIEQHAGAMPAWLAPTQVMICNITDAQAETVQLIAKNLENEGFRVRSDLRNEKIGFKIREHTIQRVPYLLVVGDKEVENGTVAVRTREGEDLGVMPLAEFSQLLRGAIARKSRISKDEE; encoded by the coding sequence ATGCCTATTATTACCTTGCCCGATGGTTCCACCCGCGAATTCGATCAACCCGTCTCCATTATGCAAATCGCCGAGGCGATTGGCCCCGGTCTAGCCCGCAACACCCTAGCTGGCCGCATTGACGGTGTCCGTGTCGACGCCTGTGACCTGGTGACTCAGGATGCCAAGATAGAAATTATCACCCCCAAGGATGACGACGGTCTGGAGATCATTCGTCATTCCTGTGCACATCTGTTGGGCCATGCCCTGAAGCAGCTTTACCCCGACGTTAAGATGGCCATTGGGCCGACGATCGAGAACGGCTTTTATTACGATATCGATATGGCACAGCGCCTAACCGAAGACGACCTGGACAGCATCCAGAAGCGCATGCTGCAGTTGGCTAAAACCGATTATGCCGTGGTTAAAGAGACCGTCAGTTGGCAGCAAGCCTTCGACGCCTTCGATGCGCGCAACGAACCCTATAAGAAAGAGATACTGGAACAGAACATCGCGCGCGATGATCGTCCGGGTCTCTACCATCACGAAGAATATGTGGATATGTGTCGCGGCCCGCACGTGCCGAACATGAAATTCTGTCAACACCTTAAGCTGATGCGCATCTCTGGTGCTTACTGGCGTGGCGACAGCAAAAATCAGCAGCTCCAGCGTATTTATGGCACCGCCTGGGCGGATAAAAAGCAGCTCAAAGAATATATGTTCTTTCTCGAAGAAGCCGAGAAGCGCGATCATCGTAAAATTGGTAAAAAACTTGACCTGTTCCATCTCCAGGAAGATGCCCCGGGTATGGTGTTTTGGCATGCCAATGGTTGGACCATCTATCAGGTGATCGAGCAGTATATGCGCCAGAAGCAGCACGCCTATGGTTACCAAGAGATCAAGACACCGATGATCGTCGATCGCTCCCTATGGGAACGCTCCGGCCATTGGGATAAGTTTAAAGACAGTATGTTTACCACTCACAGCGAATCGCGTGACAACGCGGTGAAGCCGATGAACTGCCCCTGCCATATCCAGGTCTTTAATCAGGGTCTGAAGAGTTATCGCGATCTGCCGTTGCGCTTGGCTGAATTTGGTTCTTGTCACCGCGATGAGTCTTCTGGCTCACTGCACGGCATTATGCGCGTGAAGGGCTTTGTGCAGGACGATGCCCACATCTTCTGCGCCGAAAATCAGGTGCAGGCGGAGGTGGCCAAGTTCATCGACATGCTGGAAGAGGTTTATCACGACTTTGGCTATGATGAGTTTATCCTCAAACTGTCGACTCGCCCGGAACAACGGGTCGGTTCCGACGAGGTTTGGGATAAATCTGAAGCCGCACTCGCCGAAGCATTGAACGCAACGGGCAAAGAATGGGCCTATTTACCCGGCGAAGGGGCCTTTTATGGTCCAAAGATTGAATTTACCCTGAAAGACAGTCTGGGTCGGCTCTGGCAATGTGGTACCATCCAGGTCGATTTTTCAATGCCGGGTCGTCTCGACGCCCAATATGTCGATGAGCATGGCGAACGCCAGACGCCGGTGATGTTACACCGGGCCATTGTCGGCAGTTTTGAACGCTTTATTGGTATTTTAATCGAACAGCATGCGGGCGCGATGCCAGCTTGGTTGGCCCCAACTCAGGTAATGATTTGTAATATTACCGACGCTCAGGCCGAAACTGTGCAATTAATTGCCAAAAACCTTGAAAATGAAGGATTTAGAGTACGATCTGACTTGAGAAATGAGAAGATCGGCTTTAAAATCCGCGAGCACACAATTCAGCGCGTTCCCTATTTGCTGGTTGTGGGCGACAAAGAAGTAGAAAACGGCACCGTTGCGGTTCGAACTCGTGAAGGTGAGGATTTAGGCGTAATGCCATTAGCCGAATTTAGTCAACTGTTGCGCGGCGCGATAGCGCGCAAGAGCCGAATCAGCAAAGATGAGGAATAA
- a CDS encoding metal ABC transporter substrate-binding protein — MHSSISASSRRKSFILLLMGLTLPLFSVAADKIKVVATFSVLADMVEQIAGDAIELTTLVGLNSDAHVYQIRPIDAKHVSEADLLVTNGLGFEGWLGRLEQSSGFKGRKLVASDGIEAIHHEGHADHADHGDGDLDPHAWHSLSNGRQYVSNIAQALIDVDPAHADHYQRNLVRYLAEIDALDLELSGRVAAIPEGQRRVITSHDAFAYLAQAYGFEFFSPQRISTEAQPSARDIAQLIRQIREQGIGALFIENISDDRLMQQIASETDVRLGGKLYSGALSAANEPASTYLAMMRHNVTLLLAAF; from the coding sequence ATGCATTCTTCTATTTCCGCATCATCTCGCCGAAAGTCGTTTATCTTACTGCTAATGGGCCTGACATTACCGCTCTTCTCCGTCGCAGCCGATAAAATCAAGGTCGTTGCCACCTTTAGTGTGCTGGCCGATATGGTCGAACAGATTGCCGGCGACGCCATTGAGCTGACCACGTTGGTCGGGTTGAACAGCGATGCCCACGTATACCAGATTCGACCGATAGACGCTAAGCACGTCAGCGAAGCGGATCTACTGGTCACCAATGGCCTGGGTTTTGAGGGTTGGCTCGGTCGGCTGGAACAGTCTTCCGGCTTCAAGGGGCGCAAGTTGGTGGCATCGGACGGGATCGAGGCCATTCACCATGAAGGGCACGCCGATCACGCCGATCATGGCGACGGCGATCTCGATCCCCATGCCTGGCACAGTCTGAGCAATGGTCGCCAATACGTCAGCAACATAGCCCAAGCCTTGATCGACGTCGATCCAGCGCATGCAGACCACTATCAGCGTAATCTGGTGCGCTACCTGGCAGAGATCGATGCTCTAGACCTTGAACTGTCGGGCCGGGTCGCAGCCATTCCCGAGGGTCAAAGGCGGGTCATTACCTCTCACGATGCCTTCGCCTATCTGGCCCAGGCCTATGGCTTTGAATTTTTCTCGCCGCAACGCATTAGTACCGAAGCCCAGCCCTCTGCGCGAGATATTGCCCAATTAATTCGCCAGATTCGCGAGCAGGGCATTGGTGCACTCTTTATCGAAAACATCAGTGACGATCGCTTAATGCAACAGATCGCCAGTGAAACCGACGTTAGGCTGGGCGGCAAGCTCTACTCTGGTGCCCTGTCCGCAGCCAATGAGCCGGCCTCAACCTACTTGGCCATGATGCGCCACAATGTCACGCTGTTGTTGGCGGCGTTCTAA
- a CDS encoding Fur family transcriptional regulator: MTTLKAATIRADDASDKAGVKLTPKRRNVFTLLLASDTPLSAYELAEQCKEQFGQSIPPMSIYRMLDFLTENNLAHKLASANKFVSCAHSTCNHTHQVPQFLLCEQCHQVKEIGIQKEIFAALKISVEQAGFVLTQSQLELKCLCTDCAQAIAQ, translated from the coding sequence ATGACCACCCTAAAAGCCGCGACGATACGAGCCGACGATGCGTCCGACAAGGCCGGTGTTAAGCTGACCCCCAAGCGCCGTAACGTCTTCACCCTGTTGCTGGCCTCCGATACCCCGCTCTCAGCCTATGAGCTGGCCGAGCAGTGCAAGGAACAGTTTGGTCAGTCGATACCGCCTATGTCGATCTATCGGATGCTCGATTTCTTGACCGAAAATAATCTGGCTCACAAGCTGGCCTCGGCCAATAAGTTTGTCTCCTGCGCGCACAGCACCTGCAATCATACACACCAGGTGCCACAGTTTTTGCTTTGTGAGCAGTGTCATCAGGTCAAGGAGATTGGCATACAGAAGGAAATCTTTGCCGCGCTAAAGATCAGTGTTGAGCAGGCCGGCTTTGTTTTGACGCAATCGCAGTTGGAATTGAAATGCCTGTGCACCGACTGTGCCCAGGCCATTGCCCAATAG
- the rplT gene encoding 50S ribosomal protein L20: MARVKRGVVARKRHKKILKLAKGYYGARSRVFRVAKQAVIKAGQYAYRDRRQRKRQFRALWIARINAESRVNGLSYSKFINGLKTAMIEIDRKVLADLAVYDKVVFAAIAEQAKAALLKG, encoded by the coding sequence ATGGCACGTGTAAAACGCGGTGTTGTCGCTCGTAAGCGCCACAAGAAAATTCTAAAGCTAGCCAAAGGTTATTATGGAGCTCGTTCACGAGTCTTCCGTGTTGCCAAGCAAGCGGTTATCAAAGCAGGTCAGTATGCATATCGTGACCGTCGTCAGCGTAAACGCCAATTCCGCGCTCTGTGGATTGCCCGTATCAATGCTGAATCACGCGTCAATGGTCTGTCTTATAGCAAATTCATCAACGGCTTGAAAACAGCCATGATTGAAATTGACCGTAAAGTACTTGCCGATCTGGCTGTTTACGACAAGGTTGTTTTTGCAGCCATCGCAGAACAGGCCAAAGCTGCATTGCTTAAAGGCTGA
- the rpmI gene encoding 50S ribosomal protein L35, with translation MPKMKSNSGAKKRFKRTANGFKHRQSFRSHILTKKSSKRIRQLRGMLQVSAADKALVKRMLPYI, from the coding sequence ATGCCAAAGATGAAAAGCAATTCTGGCGCTAAAAAACGCTTTAAGCGCACGGCGAACGGCTTTAAACACAGACAGTCTTTCCGTAGCCATATCCTGACTAAGAAAAGCAGCAAACGGATCCGTCAGTTACGCGGTATGTTGCAAGTTTCTGCCGCAGACAAGGCGCTTGTTAAGCGCATGCTGCCTTACATCTAA
- a CDS encoding ATP-binding protein, with the protein MNHPPQIEGTVANRNLNGGYNSRLLVTLLLSLAVFLFLLAMFDKKFRASETDKLQEQASQRLSVYQNSLLTSIEQYEFLPAVLSTDPRILHALTEGSAVSESSPLLSQTNDRAGSDEIFLMNKDGLTIGSSNYLSNTSFVNQNYAFRPYFKIAIEGGLGVYFAVGATSGKAGLFLAEAVYVDGVVTGVIVVKISLAALENSWVQSGEKVWLSDELGIVFLSYDARWQYLGLRPLSLKDQKLVAETKQYGTEEIELFAIKDDNSKYSSVELKGESEHILFQQDIQGLGWKISWLYSKAEFTKAINLKKIYLFSLYVFMIISGLWVRERIKSAQTQKHISQLIQQSEEHQRAIIENTDAGLIVLRNDGITTFINPQAKLLFRLEDDSLPDIQLLISPWRGIHATVRPTDATGLRTDGTKVPILVSTSAIGTTGEHEYLVTIHDVSELKSAQLNLLKSNDALEQRVISRTEELRQAENELNQSQRLASLGRMSSAIAHEINQPITALSSYAASSELLLHRNDHEKVAINLTKIKGLIERLSYISRQLRMVSGKRNTGLSTIRILPVVQYALDVLKTKTEQLKVKVEIDIGEFDEAQGNSMMLEQVVVNLVSNALDAVISKTVREIYIRSRHGSGLRLSIEDTGQGLNPDDLPHIFEPFYSTKDMGEGLGLGLAISYSLVTDMGGKLTVSSQVGNGSLFNIDLLSSSINVKNNTTESFVFDTTDTTDTTEVASKLLGNRVEK; encoded by the coding sequence ATGAATCACCCACCGCAAATCGAGGGTACCGTGGCGAATCGAAATCTGAATGGTGGCTACAACTCAAGACTACTGGTCACTTTGCTGTTAAGTTTAGCCGTTTTTCTATTTCTATTGGCAATGTTCGATAAAAAATTCCGCGCAAGTGAAACCGACAAGCTGCAAGAACAAGCAAGTCAACGATTATCTGTTTATCAAAACTCGTTGTTAACCAGTATTGAACAATACGAATTTTTACCCGCAGTGCTGTCAACGGATCCAAGAATTTTGCATGCATTAACAGAGGGGTCCGCTGTAAGTGAAAGCTCTCCACTGTTAAGCCAAACAAATGATAGAGCAGGATCTGACGAGATATTCTTGATGAATAAGGATGGCCTGACCATTGGGTCGTCTAATTATCTTTCGAATACCAGCTTTGTTAATCAAAACTACGCCTTCAGACCCTACTTTAAAATTGCAATCGAAGGCGGCCTTGGGGTCTATTTTGCAGTAGGGGCGACGAGCGGGAAAGCGGGGCTTTTTCTTGCTGAAGCCGTGTATGTTGATGGCGTCGTTACCGGTGTTATTGTTGTGAAAATATCCTTGGCAGCGCTGGAAAATAGTTGGGTGCAGTCGGGAGAAAAGGTTTGGCTTTCCGACGAACTTGGCATTGTATTTTTATCCTATGATGCTCGATGGCAATACCTGGGTCTGCGGCCGTTAAGCCTGAAAGACCAAAAATTGGTAGCGGAAACCAAACAATACGGTACCGAGGAAATCGAGCTGTTTGCAATAAAAGACGATAATTCCAAATATTCCTCGGTTGAATTGAAAGGTGAGTCCGAGCACATTTTGTTTCAACAGGATATTCAGGGTTTGGGTTGGAAGATTAGCTGGCTCTATTCAAAGGCAGAGTTCACAAAAGCCATAAACTTGAAAAAAATATACCTATTTTCGCTTTATGTGTTCATGATAATTTCGGGACTTTGGGTTCGTGAACGTATTAAAAGCGCTCAAACCCAGAAACACATTAGCCAGCTGATTCAGCAAAGCGAGGAACATCAGCGCGCGATCATCGAAAATACCGATGCGGGCCTTATTGTATTGCGCAACGACGGCATTACAACCTTCATCAATCCTCAGGCGAAGTTGCTTTTTCGACTAGAAGATGATTCATTGCCCGATATTCAATTGTTGATTTCGCCCTGGCGTGGGATACACGCCACAGTCAGGCCAACCGATGCCACTGGTTTGCGTACAGACGGCACCAAGGTACCCATTCTCGTCTCAACCAGCGCAATCGGAACCACCGGTGAGCACGAATACCTCGTCACTATTCACGACGTGAGCGAGCTGAAATCTGCACAGTTAAATTTATTAAAGAGTAATGATGCACTGGAACAGCGGGTTATTTCTCGAACTGAAGAGCTTCGCCAAGCGGAAAATGAACTCAACCAGTCACAGAGGCTGGCGTCTCTGGGCCGTATGTCTTCTGCCATTGCGCACGAAATAAACCAACCCATTACCGCCTTATCCAGTTATGCCGCAAGTAGTGAATTGTTGTTGCATCGTAACGATCATGAGAAAGTAGCGATAAATTTGACCAAAATAAAGGGTCTGATCGAGCGCCTCTCCTATATCAGTCGACAGCTGCGAATGGTCTCTGGTAAACGTAATACCGGCCTATCGACAATACGGATACTACCGGTTGTTCAATACGCACTAGACGTTTTGAAAACAAAAACGGAGCAACTGAAGGTAAAGGTCGAAATAGACATCGGTGAGTTTGACGAGGCTCAAGGTAATTCGATGATGCTCGAACAGGTAGTTGTCAACCTGGTTAGCAATGCTCTCGACGCGGTGATAAGTAAGACGGTTCGAGAAATATATATACGTTCTAGGCATGGATCTGGTCTTCGCTTAAGTATCGAAGATACCGGTCAAGGATTGAATCCAGACGACCTGCCGCACATATTTGAGCCCTTTTATTCAACGAAGGACATGGGTGAAGGGCTGGGCCTGGGTCTTGCTATTAGCTACAGTCTTGTGACCGATATGGGTGGCAAGCTTACCGTATCAAGCCAGGTTGGAAATGGCTCATTATTTAATATTGACCTCTTATCTTCATCTATAAACGTGAAAAATAACACGACTGAAAGTTTCGTATTCGATACCACCGATACCACCGATACCACCGAAGTCGCAAGTAAATTGCTGGGGAATAGAGTTGAAAAATAA